One Candidatus Roseilinea sp. genomic region harbors:
- a CDS encoding short-chain dehydrogenase, protein MSSISLQDRTVFITGASSGIGEACARAFAAQGAKLVLCARRYERLQTLAKSLPVPTHIFKLDVTDRSAVEAAVAALPDGFREVDILINNAGLSRGLNKLQEGAIDDWEEMINTNIKGVLYVTRAILPGMIERQRGHIINLGSVAGHYAYQNGAVYCLSKAAIKSLTESLKQDLLGTPIRVSSVDPGLVETEFSVVRFHGDVERAKKVYEGVKPMTPDDVADAIVFCATRPPHVNINFIVMMAVGQSTPTTVYRQPIPGIS, encoded by the coding sequence ATGAGCAGCATTTCACTCCAAGATCGCACCGTCTTCATCACCGGCGCGAGCAGCGGCATCGGCGAGGCATGCGCGCGCGCCTTCGCCGCGCAAGGCGCGAAGCTGGTGTTGTGCGCGCGGCGCTACGAACGTCTGCAAACGCTGGCCAAGTCGCTTCCCGTCCCGACGCATATCTTCAAGCTCGACGTGACCGACCGTTCAGCCGTCGAGGCCGCTGTGGCCGCGCTTCCCGATGGATTCCGTGAGGTGGATATCTTGATCAATAACGCGGGTCTCAGCCGCGGCCTCAATAAGCTTCAGGAAGGGGCGATTGACGACTGGGAGGAGATGATCAACACCAACATCAAGGGCGTGCTCTACGTCACGCGCGCCATTTTGCCGGGGATGATCGAGCGACAGCGTGGCCACATCATTAATCTGGGATCGGTAGCCGGCCATTACGCCTATCAGAACGGCGCCGTGTATTGCTTATCTAAGGCAGCGATCAAGTCGCTCACCGAGAGCCTGAAGCAGGACTTGCTGGGCACGCCCATCCGCGTTTCATCCGTGGACCCTGGCCTGGTGGAGACCGAGTTCAGCGTTGTGCGCTTCCACGGCGATGTGGAACGCGCCAAGAAGGTCTACGAGGGGGTGAAGCCGATGACGCCGGATGATGTCGCCGACGCGATCGTGTTCTGCGCCACGCGCCCGCCGCACGTCAACATCAACTTCATCGTGATGATGGCGGTTGGGCAGTCCACACCCACGACGGTCTATCGCCAACCGATCCCCGGCATCTCCTGA
- a CDS encoding YggS family pyridoxal phosphate enzyme — protein MADVQRGLAQVRERIAEACLRAGRAPDSVTLVAVSKTFPAAAIAEAAAAGQRDFGENRVEEALPKIAAVKAQLAVWGLGADVRWHLVGHLQSRKARDAAGCFHLIHSVDSLKLAGKLNARCAAQGVVQPILLECNVSGEDTKNGFRLHGWERDRALLDAFADQVAQIAGLPNLRVCGLMTMAPIVEQPDEARPVFASLRALRDALAERMSALSLDHLSMGMTDDFEAAIAEGATMVRIGRAIFGARG, from the coding sequence ATGGCTGACGTACAACGCGGGCTGGCGCAGGTGCGCGAGCGCATCGCCGAGGCTTGCTTGCGCGCTGGGCGGGCGCCGGATAGCGTTACGCTAGTTGCGGTGTCGAAGACCTTCCCTGCGGCAGCCATCGCCGAGGCCGCAGCCGCCGGCCAGCGCGACTTCGGCGAAAACCGCGTCGAGGAGGCGCTGCCCAAGATAGCGGCAGTCAAGGCGCAGTTGGCCGTCTGGGGCCTGGGCGCCGATGTGCGATGGCATTTGGTCGGCCATCTTCAATCGCGCAAGGCCCGCGATGCGGCGGGGTGCTTCCACCTGATTCACTCGGTGGACTCGCTCAAGCTCGCCGGCAAGCTGAACGCACGCTGTGCGGCGCAGGGCGTCGTCCAGCCGATCTTGCTGGAGTGCAACGTGAGCGGCGAAGACACAAAGAACGGCTTCCGGCTCCACGGATGGGAGCGCGATCGGGCGCTCCTGGACGCATTCGCCGACCAGGTTGCCCAGATCGCCGGGCTGCCGAACCTGCGCGTATGCGGACTGATGACCATGGCGCCGATCGTCGAACAGCCTGACGAGGCGCGGCCGGTCTTCGCCAGCCTGCGCGCGCTGCGCGATGCCTTGGCGGAACGCATGTCCGCGCTGTCGCTCGATCACCTCTCGATGGGGATGACCGACGACTTCGAAGCAGCCATTGCCGAGGGCGCAACGATGGTGCGCATCGGTCGGGCGATCTTTGGCGCGCGAGGATGA
- the nagA gene encoding N-acetylglucosamine-6-phosphate deacetylase produces the protein MRTVIDCGALVLYDRMEHDRRVLIEDGVIRAIAAHLDAPADATVIDARAHIVLPGFIDIHVHGAMDADAMDATPEALQVMARFFAAHGVTGFLPTTMTAPREAIEAALENVRRAMTGPPAPDAARILGAHVEGPFINPKQCGAQPTEFMRPADPREYCPWFERGVVKLITVAPEVDGAMRLIEDARRFGVAVAIGHTDATYAQAQAAFAAGANQATHTFNAMRGLHHREPGAVGAAMANDAVYAQLICDNVHVHPAAMNVLYKCKGADRLVVVTDAMEATGLSDGAFFLGARRVLVQGGIARLEDGTLAGSTLTMDAAFRNIIAATGCSWVEASRMCSASPSRAVGLDDRKGRIAPGYDADIVILDAELRVVRTIVGGLYTEKTG, from the coding sequence ATGCGCACTGTGATTGACTGTGGCGCGTTGGTGCTATACGACCGGATGGAGCACGATCGGCGGGTGCTGATTGAGGATGGCGTAATTCGCGCCATCGCAGCGCACCTGGATGCGCCGGCGGATGCGACGGTGATTGACGCGCGCGCACACATCGTGCTGCCGGGCTTCATTGACATCCACGTACACGGCGCAATGGACGCCGACGCGATGGACGCCACCCCCGAAGCGTTGCAGGTCATGGCGCGCTTCTTTGCCGCTCATGGCGTCACCGGCTTCCTGCCGACGACCATGACCGCCCCGCGCGAAGCGATCGAAGCTGCGCTTGAGAACGTGCGGCGAGCGATGACTGGCCCGCCGGCGCCGGACGCAGCGCGCATCCTCGGCGCACACGTCGAGGGGCCCTTCATCAACCCGAAGCAATGCGGCGCACAACCGACCGAGTTCATGCGTCCGGCAGATCCGCGCGAATACTGCCCCTGGTTCGAGCGCGGCGTGGTCAAGTTGATCACCGTTGCGCCGGAAGTGGACGGGGCGATGCGTCTCATCGAGGACGCACGACGTTTTGGCGTCGCGGTCGCCATCGGTCACACCGACGCGACATACGCCCAGGCACAGGCTGCGTTCGCCGCAGGGGCGAATCAAGCCACACACACCTTCAACGCCATGCGCGGCCTGCATCACCGGGAGCCGGGGGCGGTTGGGGCGGCCATGGCCAACGACGCCGTATACGCGCAACTCATCTGCGACAACGTGCATGTGCACCCCGCAGCGATGAACGTGCTCTACAAATGCAAGGGCGCCGACCGGCTGGTGGTCGTTACCGACGCCATGGAGGCGACCGGCCTGAGCGACGGCGCATTTTTCCTCGGCGCCCGGCGCGTCCTCGTGCAGGGCGGCATCGCACGGCTGGAGGACGGTACGCTGGCCGGCTCGACGCTGACGATGGATGCGGCCTTTCGCAATATCATCGCTGCGACCGGCTGCTCGTGGGTTGAGGCATCGCGGATGTGTTCGGCGTCGCCGTCGCGCGCAGTCGGCCTGGACGATCGCAAGGGACGCATTGCACCGGGCTACGATGCCGACATCGTCATCCTCGATGCCGAGCTGCGCGTCGTGAGGACGATCGTGGGCGGGCTATACACAGAAAAGACCGGCTAG
- a CDS encoding reactive intermediate/imine deaminase, with protein MSNRTVIHTDAAPKAIGPYSQAIVAGGLVFCSGQVPIDPATGELVPGGIEEQTHRSLRNLKAVLEAAGSGLDRVLKTTVFLQNMGDFAAMNAVYATYFPDNPPARSTVEVARLPRNALVEIECIALA; from the coding sequence ATGTCTAACCGAACCGTCATCCACACCGACGCTGCGCCCAAGGCCATCGGGCCGTACTCGCAAGCCATCGTCGCCGGCGGGCTCGTGTTCTGCTCCGGCCAGGTGCCCATTGATCCGGCCACCGGTGAACTGGTGCCGGGGGGCATCGAGGAGCAGACGCACCGTTCGCTGCGCAATCTGAAGGCCGTCCTGGAAGCGGCCGGCTCCGGTCTCGACCGCGTGCTAAAGACCACCGTCTTCCTGCAGAACATGGGCGACTTTGCCGCGATGAACGCCGTCTACGCCACCTATTTCCCGGACAATCCCCCTGCCCGCTCGACGGTTGAGGTCGCCCGGTTGCCGAGGAACGCGCTGGTGGAAATCGAGTGCATCGCGTTGGCGTGA
- the glnS gene encoding glutamine--tRNA ligase: MSVEPITAKATSDFIRTAVREDLAAGRFTYVRTRFPPEPNGYLHIGHAKAMAVDFEIAREFGGVCNLRFDDTNPTKEEQEYVDAIIEDVRWLGYQWDRLCFASDYFEQLYEYAVKLIKKGKAYVCDLSPDEIREYRGTLTQPGRESPWRNRSVEENLDLFARMRAGEFPEGSRTLRAKIDMASGNLNMRDPVLYRIIHARHYRTGNRWCIYPTYDFAHGQSDSIEGITHSLCSLEYEDHRPLYDWFLRELEIFAPRQIEFARLNLSYTVLSKRKLLQLVKEGYVRGWDDPRMPTLRGLRRRGYTPSAIRDFCARIGVAKANSLVDIALLEHSLRDELNKTAHRVMAVLRPLRLVIENYPAEQTEMLAAVNNPEDPSAGERHVPFGRVLYIEQDDFMENPPPKFYRLAPGREVRLRYGYFIKCEGVVKDAAGNVVELRCTYDPATRGGNAPDGRKVKATIHWVSAAHALPIEARLYDHLFTRPDPDNINAEEGESFLSYLNPKSLEVVQGFAEPSVAGSPVGKHYQFERLGYFVVDPDSTPERSVFNRAVGLKDSWAKVAGQG, from the coding sequence ATGAGCGTCGAGCCGATCACTGCCAAAGCAACGTCCGATTTCATCCGCACCGCCGTTCGAGAAGACCTGGCCGCCGGCCGCTTCACCTACGTTCGCACGCGCTTCCCGCCGGAGCCGAACGGCTATCTGCACATCGGCCATGCGAAGGCAATGGCCGTGGACTTCGAGATCGCTCGCGAATTCGGCGGCGTGTGCAACCTGCGCTTCGACGACACCAATCCGACCAAAGAAGAGCAGGAGTATGTGGATGCCATCATCGAGGATGTGCGCTGGCTGGGTTACCAATGGGATCGCTTGTGCTTCGCCAGCGACTACTTCGAGCAACTGTACGAGTACGCCGTTAAGCTGATCAAGAAGGGCAAGGCATACGTTTGCGACCTTTCGCCGGACGAGATTCGTGAGTACCGTGGCACGCTGACCCAGCCGGGCCGGGAAAGCCCCTGGCGCAACCGGAGCGTGGAAGAGAACCTCGACCTGTTCGCCCGCATGCGCGCCGGCGAGTTCCCCGAAGGCAGCCGCACGCTGCGCGCCAAGATTGACATGGCCTCCGGCAACCTCAACATGCGCGACCCGGTGCTGTATCGCATCATCCATGCCCGCCACTATCGCACGGGGAATCGGTGGTGCATCTATCCGACGTACGACTTCGCCCACGGCCAAAGCGACAGCATCGAAGGCATCACCCACTCGCTGTGCTCGCTAGAGTACGAAGATCATCGCCCGCTCTACGATTGGTTCCTGCGCGAGCTGGAGATCTTCGCGCCGCGACAGATCGAGTTCGCCCGGCTGAACCTGAGCTATACCGTGCTGAGCAAGCGCAAGCTGCTGCAGTTGGTGAAGGAGGGCTACGTGCGCGGCTGGGATGACCCGCGCATGCCCACGTTGCGCGGCTTGCGCCGGCGCGGCTACACGCCTTCGGCCATCCGCGACTTCTGCGCCCGCATCGGCGTCGCCAAAGCCAACAGCCTCGTGGACATTGCCTTGCTCGAGCACAGCCTGCGCGACGAGCTAAACAAGACCGCGCACCGCGTGATGGCCGTGCTGCGCCCGCTGCGCCTGGTGATCGAGAACTACCCCGCCGAGCAGACCGAGATGCTGGCGGCCGTCAATAATCCGGAGGACCCTTCAGCCGGCGAGCGGCACGTGCCCTTCGGTCGTGTGCTCTACATCGAGCAAGATGACTTCATGGAGAACCCGCCGCCCAAGTTCTACCGGCTCGCGCCCGGCCGCGAGGTGCGCCTGCGCTACGGCTACTTCATCAAGTGCGAGGGCGTCGTGAAAGACGCCGCCGGCAACGTGGTGGAGTTGCGCTGCACCTACGACCCGGCGACGCGCGGCGGCAACGCCCCCGACGGGCGCAAGGTGAAGGCGACCATCCACTGGGTGAGCGCGGCCCACGCCCTGCCCATCGAAGCGCGGCTATACGACCATCTGTTCACTCGCCCAGACCCCGATAACATCAACGCCGAAGAAGGTGAAAGCTTCTTGTCTTATCTCAATCCGAAGTCGCTGGAAGTCGTGCAGGGCTTCGCCGAACCAAGCGTGGCCGGCTCGCCCGTCGGCAAGCACTATCAATTCGAGCGGCTCGGTTACTTCGTCGTTGACCCCGACTCGACGCCGGAGCGGTCGGTCTTCAATCGCGCGGTCGGCTTGAAGGATAGTTGGGCAAAGGTGGCGGGGCAAGGGTGA
- a CDS encoding long-chain-fatty-acid--CoA ligase (possible pseudo, frameshifted): MNDAEPRVVIYTGDLHAQVMAALPAAPEIEHAICFDGAREGAHDWGALLAAQHPPPAVAVSSMDAAHLSYTSGSSGTPKGAVLAHGYTARATHCIAERLQLSRHDVSLGPTSLASSYHLVANLLPAMHRCAQVGVRKQWQAEEVLREIAERRVTYLAANPLLLSDLLDAIRRSGSKPETLRFVLCGGASAPVALKRAYRDELGVPLIEAYGQSELGGFVAMGYPRLEDDAHIGAIGPELPDREVRIADAHDAPVPCGEPGEVLIRGGVMLGYHNLPEKTAEALRNGWLHTGDVGVMDADGYVTLVGRVSERIVMNGQAIFPRPLEEALLRHPAVRYACVIGRPDPQAGQVPKAIVECFAGANVTTDALLAHCSALLGERSTLREVEIIAQMPMTPTGKIARAELQARENARHG; encoded by the coding sequence TTGAATGACGCCGAGCCGCGCGTGGTGATCTACACCGGCGATCTGCACGCGCAAGTGATGGCCGCGCTGCCGGCGGCGCCCGAGATCGAACATGCCATCTGCTTCGACGGCGCGCGCGAGGGCGCGCATGACTGGGGCGCGCTGCTCGCCGCTCAACACCCGCCGCCGGCCGTCGCCGTCTCCTCGATGGACGCGGCGCACCTGTCTTACACCTCCGGCTCGTCGGGGACGCCTAAGGGCGCTGTGCTGGCCCATGGCTACACCGCGCGCGCCACGCACTGCATCGCCGAGCGCCTGCAACTTTCGCGCCACGATGTCTCGCTGGGGCCGACGTCGTTGGCCAGCTCGTATCACCTGGTGGCGAACCTGTTGCCGGCGATGCACCGCTGCGCCCAGGTCGGCGTGCGCAAGCAGTGGCAAGCCGAGGAAGTGCTGCGCGAGATCGCCGAGCGGCGCGTCACCTATCTGGCTGCCAATCCGTTGTTGCTCAGCGACTTGCTGGACGCCATCCGCCGCAGCGGATCGAAGCCGGAAACGCTGCGCTTCGTGCTGTGTGGCGGCGCATCGGCACCGGTGGCGCTGAAGCGCGCCTATCGCGATGAGCTGGGCGTGCCGCTGATCGAAGCCTATGGCCAGTCGGAGCTGGGCGGATTCGTCGCCATGGGTTACCCGCGCCTGGAGGACGACGCGCATATCGGCGCGATCGGCCCCGAGTTGCCCGATCGCGAAGTGCGCATCGCCGACGCGCACGACGCGCCTGTGCCGTGCGGCGAGCCGGGCGAAGTGCTGATCCGTGGGGGCGTGATGCTGGGCTATCACAACCTGCCGGAGAAGACCGCCGAGGCGTTGCGCAACGGCTGGCTACATACCGGCGACGTCGGCGTGATGGACGCCGACGGCTATGTGACGCTCGTGGGCCGCGTGAGCGAGCGCATCGTAATGAACGGTCAGGCGATCTTCCCCCGCCCGCTGGAGGAGGCGCTGCTGCGTCATCCGGCCGTGCGCTATGCCTGCGTCATCGGTCGCCCCGATCCGCAGGCCGGCCAGGTGCCCAAGGCGATTGTCGAGTGCTTCGCCGGCGCTAACGTGACCACCGATGCGTTGTTGGCGCACTGTAGCGCGTTGCTCGGCGAGCGCAGCACGCTGCGCGAGGTGGAGATCATCGCCCAGATGCCCATGACGCCCACGGGCAAGATCGCGCGCGCCGAGCTGCAGGCGCGGGAGAATGCGCGCCATGGTTAA
- a CDS encoding hypothetical protein (possible pseudo, frameshifted), with protein MDYLTFPDVLRRAAWRTPDQTFVYWSDRRRSITYAEGERLSDHVAGGLADLGVRKGDRVAIIAHNGLDYVLAMFGIWKLGAISAHISVLQVKNLSLVFE; from the coding sequence ATGGACTACCTGACGTTCCCCGATGTCCTGCGTCGCGCGGCGTGGCGCACCCCCGACCAAACTTTCGTGTATTGGAGCGATCGCCGGCGCAGCATCACGTATGCCGAAGGAGAGCGCTTGAGCGATCACGTCGCCGGCGGGCTGGCCGATTTAGGCGTGCGTAAGGGCGATCGCGTCGCCATCATCGCCCACAACGGCCTCGACTACGTGCTGGCCATGTTCGGCATCTGGAAGTTGGGCGCGATTTCGGCGCATATCAGCGTGCTCCAGGTGAAGAACCTAAGCCTGGTTTTTGAATGA
- a CDS encoding penicillin amidase: protein MKLLGKALAALLALVLIVSGIGAAGFLYTTRRPFPQTSGSLRLPGLTSNVEVIRDAFGVPHIYADTPDDLFRAQGFVHAQDRFFQMEFWRRIGQGRLAELFGAGALEQDKFIRAIGWHRVAEAEVQMLEPEVLRVLQSYADGVNAYILPNADRLGAEFSVLGLIGRRWSPEPWTPVNTVTWGKAMSYNLGSNMDQELARLRLIERGGEALAEAVIPPYPEDMPVIVRSARGASQDAPPPFPAAGAHPSSAADALYRIHKAVQRAIGLAHDPGVGSNNWVVAGARTTTGRPLLANDPHLGIQMPSIWYINGLHCRVVNDACPYDVVGVTFPGVPGVVLGHNARIAWGVTNAEPDTQDLFIERPNPDNPDEFEFQGKFEPARIREERIFVAGQAEPVVIRVRETRHGPILNDVLDELKGREPLALQWAALKPGQLFKAVLLINRAQDWAQFREALRYWDTPAQNFVYADVDGNIGYQLPGNIPIRRNGDGRAPVPGWTGEHEWVGSIPFDELPSVFNPAEGYIVTANNAIVDARHSPYLIARDWDYGYRAKRIEQMILAKDKLSVEDMRAMHFDAYSLFADDVLAALKDMTLALDAGPSEALSTMVQWDRACNVESTGCAVFEVFWRELSRAVFADEVGESLAGDVLADGTHAQIALRNVLADPDAAWWDDVTTPERETREQVVARALARAVRVLEARLGRDRARWRWGDLHRVTFANQTLGRSGIALIEGIFNRGPFAAPGSMGLVNAVSGDPQHFTVRSGPSWRAIYDVSDWDRSLGIHTTGQSGHAYHPHYDDMIPLWLKGENLPLPWSRQVVERNARETLTLTP, encoded by the coding sequence ATGAAACTGCTTGGTAAAGCGCTCGCAGCGCTGCTCGCCCTCGTCCTTATTGTGAGTGGGATTGGCGCTGCGGGCTTCCTCTACACAACTCGCCGACCCTTCCCGCAAACTTCCGGCAGCCTGCGCCTGCCCGGACTGACGAGCAACGTCGAGGTGATCCGCGACGCGTTCGGCGTGCCGCACATCTACGCCGATACGCCCGACGATCTCTTCCGCGCGCAAGGCTTCGTGCATGCGCAGGATCGCTTCTTTCAGATGGAGTTCTGGCGGCGCATCGGCCAGGGCCGTCTGGCCGAGCTGTTCGGCGCAGGCGCGCTGGAACAGGACAAATTCATCCGCGCGATCGGCTGGCACCGCGTCGCCGAGGCAGAAGTGCAGATGCTCGAGCCAGAAGTGCTGCGCGTGCTCCAGAGTTACGCCGACGGCGTGAATGCTTACATCCTGCCCAACGCCGATCGGCTTGGCGCCGAGTTCAGTGTGCTGGGCCTGATCGGCCGTCGCTGGTCGCCAGAGCCATGGACGCCGGTGAACACCGTCACTTGGGGGAAGGCCATGAGCTACAACCTGGGCAGCAACATGGATCAGGAACTAGCGCGTCTGAGGCTGATCGAGCGCGGCGGCGAGGCCTTAGCCGAAGCGGTCATCCCGCCCTACCCTGAGGATATGCCGGTGATCGTCCGATCTGCGCGCGGTGCGTCACAAGACGCGCCGCCGCCTTTCCCTGCCGCCGGCGCACACCCATCGAGCGCGGCCGACGCGCTGTATCGCATCCACAAAGCGGTTCAGCGCGCCATCGGCCTAGCACACGACCCCGGCGTCGGCAGCAATAATTGGGTGGTGGCCGGCGCGCGCACCACGACCGGCCGTCCGCTGCTGGCCAACGATCCGCACCTCGGCATCCAAATGCCTTCGATCTGGTACATCAACGGGCTGCACTGCCGCGTGGTGAACGACGCCTGCCCGTATGACGTGGTCGGCGTCACCTTCCCTGGCGTGCCGGGGGTAGTGCTCGGCCACAACGCGCGTATCGCCTGGGGCGTCACCAACGCCGAGCCGGACACGCAAGACCTCTTCATCGAGCGCCCCAACCCCGACAACCCGGACGAGTTCGAGTTCCAGGGCAAGTTCGAGCCGGCGCGCATCCGCGAGGAGCGCATCTTCGTCGCCGGCCAAGCGGAGCCGGTTGTAATCCGGGTGCGCGAGACGCGCCATGGGCCGATCCTCAACGACGTGCTGGACGAACTCAAAGGGCGCGAGCCGCTGGCCCTGCAGTGGGCTGCCTTGAAGCCGGGGCAATTGTTCAAGGCCGTGTTGTTGATCAACCGCGCCCAGGACTGGGCGCAATTCCGCGAGGCGCTGCGCTACTGGGACACGCCGGCGCAGAACTTCGTTTATGCCGACGTGGACGGCAACATCGGCTACCAGTTGCCGGGCAACATCCCGATTCGCCGCAACGGCGATGGCCGCGCGCCCGTCCCTGGCTGGACCGGCGAGCACGAATGGGTCGGCAGCATCCCCTTCGATGAACTCCCGTCGGTCTTCAACCCTGCGGAGGGCTACATCGTCACCGCGAATAATGCCATCGTGGATGCGCGTCACTCCCCCTACTTGATCGCCCGCGATTGGGATTACGGCTACCGTGCCAAGCGCATCGAGCAGATGATCCTGGCCAAGGACAAACTCAGCGTGGAAGACATGCGCGCCATGCACTTCGACGCCTATTCGCTATTCGCCGATGACGTGCTGGCGGCGCTCAAGGACATGACGCTCGCGCTTGACGCAGGGCCATCCGAAGCGCTATCTACGATGGTGCAATGGGATCGCGCGTGCAACGTCGAGTCCACCGGCTGCGCGGTCTTCGAGGTGTTCTGGCGTGAGCTGTCGCGCGCCGTATTCGCCGACGAAGTGGGTGAATCGCTTGCCGGTGATGTGCTCGCCGACGGCACGCACGCGCAGATCGCCCTGCGCAACGTCCTGGCCGATCCCGATGCAGCTTGGTGGGATGACGTGACCACGCCCGAACGCGAGACGCGCGAGCAAGTTGTGGCGCGCGCCCTGGCGCGCGCCGTTCGCGTTTTGGAAGCGCGGCTGGGGCGCGATCGCGCGCGCTGGCGTTGGGGGGATTTACACCGCGTCACGTTCGCTAATCAGACGCTGGGTCGGAGCGGCATTGCGCTCATCGAGGGCATCTTCAACCGTGGCCCGTTTGCCGCGCCGGGGAGCATGGGGTTGGTTAACGCCGTCAGCGGCGACCCCCAGCACTTCACCGTGCGCTCCGGGCCTTCTTGGCGGGCGATCTACGACGTGAGCGACTGGGATCGGTCGCTGGGGATTCACACTACCGGCCAGAGCGGCCATGCCTATCATCCCCATTACGACGACATGATCCCGCTATGGTTGAAGGGCGAGAATCTCCCGCTGCCCTGGTCGCGCCAGGTTGTGGAACGCAACGCGCGGGAGACGTTGACGTTGACGCCCTAA
- a CDS encoding RNA methyltransferase, translating to MEPHCCEADVIAGLEPFVGQELAALGVRHAHVVQPRVIRFSARALRPLLGLRMALSVYLLRRYAVPRPKALLGDQHLRALFAQVDAALGLAPRGAYRTFMLGAAGAGSTVMTRLKSAIAQHTGLREVHEEGDLLIRIRPGRGPSPDAQGGEAPQEATDSSRLASGWDVLVRLSPKPLATRAWRVCNIPGSLQATVAHAMAWLTRPTPDDVYLNLGCGSGTLLIERAAAGPARRLIGCDTDPHALTCAQANIAAYQEGARGERPPFELREWDMRCLPLPDASVDAITADLPFGHRVGSHDDNMALYPALLREAARVAKPGARSVFITAEVRLMESALAQTPSPWLRDLTFRVDLGGLRPAIFALRRA from the coding sequence GTGGAGCCACACTGCTGCGAGGCCGACGTCATCGCCGGACTAGAGCCGTTCGTCGGCCAGGAGCTTGCAGCGCTCGGGGTGCGCCATGCGCATGTGGTGCAGCCGCGGGTGATCCGGTTCTCTGCGCGCGCCCTGCGCCCGTTGCTCGGCCTGCGCATGGCGCTGTCGGTATACCTGCTGCGGCGCTACGCGGTACCGCGGCCCAAGGCGCTGCTGGGCGATCAACACCTGCGCGCCCTGTTTGCGCAGGTGGACGCCGCGCTCGGCCTGGCGCCACGCGGCGCATACCGCACCTTCATGCTCGGCGCAGCCGGCGCCGGCTCGACAGTGATGACCCGCCTGAAGTCGGCGATCGCACAGCACACCGGCCTGCGCGAGGTGCACGAGGAAGGCGACCTGTTAATTCGCATCCGGCCCGGCCGCGGCCCCTCCCCTGACGCTCAAGGCGGCGAGGCACCCCAAGAGGCCACAGACAGCAGCCGATTGGCGTCCGGCTGGGACGTGCTTGTGCGCCTCTCGCCCAAGCCGCTGGCCACGCGCGCCTGGCGCGTCTGCAACATCCCCGGCTCGCTGCAAGCAACCGTTGCGCACGCGATGGCGTGGTTAACCCGGCCGACGCCGGACGACGTCTATCTCAACCTGGGATGCGGCTCGGGCACATTGCTGATCGAGCGCGCGGCGGCCGGCCCGGCGCGTCGGCTGATCGGCTGCGATACCGACCCACACGCCCTGACTTGCGCGCAGGCAAACATCGCGGCCTACCAAGAGGGCGCGAGAGGCGAGCGCCCTCCGTTCGAATTGCGCGAATGGGATATGCGCTGCTTGCCTTTGCCGGACGCCAGTGTGGATGCAATCACCGCCGATCTTCCTTTCGGCCATCGCGTCGGATCGCACGATGACAACATGGCGCTCTACCCGGCGCTGCTGCGCGAGGCCGCGCGCGTGGCTAAACCAGGAGCGCGCAGCGTCTTCATCACGGCGGAGGTGCGCTTAATGGAAAGCGCGCTCGCGCAAACGCCATCGCCGTGGCTGCGCGATTTGACGTTCCGCGTAGACTTGGGTGGGCTGCGACCAGCCATCTTTGCGTTGAGGAGAGCATGA